A stretch of the Pedobacter sp. MC2016-14 genome encodes the following:
- a CDS encoding CHAT domain-containing protein: MQPGSFKWLKAYLVALALVFYLGNAHALIPWPEPTKQMQELKKQNNLAEWLYLRMDYNYANPKNRLPFLMQTQKETWRKPISEAEKSAWMMLLSNQGYYQLQAADILNSINCYEEAYSFFYQHKLKNFDVVEYVLKPLSNNYTRLGDYERSIFIHTKALAQLNPVSQGDEMASIYSNMAICYHSMGNYLNAEACIEKGRNLTKSAELQFNLNTILAEVYLELRMLKKANILIKSNLKSIKQINENNAYGLMGLYTTLGKVNLKSKEAAQAIENFRMALKLLKRWYPDGRLREKANLYAQLGTALRLKNEPQKAIDIFNAALQLLKVNTPLNQTQVSHIYGENKLAEIFEQKAITYATLGNDAGALKNMQYALMAMDKIRKEFADDKTKERLQQEAKAMAEEAIGIAYGIHQKTRKQAYLNLILEIAEQTKSRTLADQIQRNKLQLLKGGLDVDAKKRQIMESALRYNERKLMTELNASVYQKNIDALKFDLALLNKKNRAQEVAVNTSAADLLHSLPPTLQVIEFFVGSKSIFLITIQNRKVKDVQRIDQSEVLKNNIRKLVNTYYQHGPDMMLNSPKAFFTLSNAVYRQLLGGIVFSKNEKLCIIPDDLIGYLSFDGLVTSNTYIANFSDWPFLIKRLQITYAFSLSTLSPGKKATDQTSHFSGLFITHQGKAKQALPAVINEADSIGNIIKGTYLFDKQVTTKSFFKEFDRSDLLHISTHAYLTGDRKEPTLDFGTEKLFLFELQSRKNKPRLIVLSACRTGDGLLAEAEGIISLSRGFIAIGTPATIAGLWNVNDDAGAKITADMYRELVKGQSSGEALQHAKLKWLNTAKASSAMYLPYYWDSLILMGTDEAIPLQASTSISLYLILCAAIVFFAFAFIIIRRKGL; encoded by the coding sequence ATGCAACCTGGAAGTTTTAAATGGTTAAAGGCTTATTTAGTAGCATTAGCACTGGTATTTTATCTTGGCAATGCACATGCGCTTATCCCCTGGCCAGAACCTACAAAGCAGATGCAGGAACTGAAAAAACAGAATAACCTGGCCGAATGGTTATACCTGCGAATGGATTACAATTATGCGAATCCGAAAAACAGACTTCCTTTTTTAATGCAAACACAGAAAGAGACCTGGCGAAAGCCTATATCAGAAGCTGAAAAATCGGCCTGGATGATGCTGTTAAGTAACCAGGGCTATTATCAATTGCAGGCTGCCGACATTTTAAATTCCATCAATTGTTATGAAGAAGCATATAGCTTTTTTTATCAGCACAAATTGAAGAATTTTGATGTGGTGGAATATGTACTTAAACCACTGAGTAACAATTATACCAGGTTGGGCGATTACGAACGTAGTATTTTCATTCACACCAAAGCGCTCGCCCAGCTCAATCCAGTTAGCCAGGGAGATGAAATGGCCTCTATTTACAGCAATATGGCCATTTGTTATCATTCTATGGGAAATTACCTCAATGCCGAAGCTTGCATTGAGAAAGGTAGAAATTTAACAAAAAGTGCGGAGCTGCAATTTAACCTGAATACTATTCTTGCTGAAGTATATCTGGAGCTACGTATGCTTAAAAAAGCAAATATACTCATTAAAAGCAATCTAAAATCGATTAAGCAGATCAATGAAAACAATGCCTACGGATTGATGGGCTTATACACTACGCTGGGCAAGGTAAATCTTAAAAGTAAGGAAGCAGCACAGGCTATTGAAAATTTTAGGATGGCACTCAAACTGCTCAAGCGATGGTATCCCGATGGCCGCCTAAGGGAAAAAGCCAATCTGTATGCCCAGCTAGGCACCGCTCTGCGGTTGAAAAATGAGCCGCAAAAAGCAATTGATATTTTTAATGCTGCATTACAGCTTTTAAAAGTAAATACACCTTTAAACCAAACCCAGGTTAGTCATATTTATGGAGAGAATAAACTTGCAGAGATCTTTGAGCAAAAAGCCATAACCTACGCCACACTTGGTAATGATGCCGGAGCCTTAAAAAACATGCAATACGCCTTAATGGCTATGGATAAGATTAGAAAGGAATTTGCAGATGACAAAACCAAGGAACGTTTACAACAAGAAGCCAAAGCGATGGCAGAAGAAGCCATCGGCATTGCTTACGGCATCCACCAAAAAACAAGAAAGCAGGCTTATTTGAATTTGATTTTAGAAATTGCTGAACAAACTAAATCGCGTACACTGGCGGATCAGATTCAGCGGAATAAATTGCAGTTGCTTAAGGGAGGTCTGGATGTGGATGCCAAAAAAAGGCAAATCATGGAAAGTGCCTTACGTTACAATGAACGTAAATTGATGACCGAACTTAATGCTTCAGTCTATCAGAAAAACATTGATGCGCTTAAGTTTGACCTGGCACTTTTGAATAAGAAGAATCGGGCTCAGGAAGTTGCGGTTAATACATCAGCAGCCGACCTTCTCCATTCTTTACCTCCCACCCTACAGGTCATTGAGTTTTTTGTCGGCAGCAAAAGCATCTTCCTGATTACAATCCAAAACAGGAAAGTAAAAGATGTGCAGCGCATTGATCAATCAGAAGTCTTGAAAAACAACATCAGGAAACTGGTCAATACCTATTACCAACATGGGCCTGATATGATGCTCAATTCGCCTAAAGCCTTTTTTACATTATCAAACGCCGTTTACAGGCAATTACTTGGAGGCATTGTTTTCAGCAAAAATGAAAAGCTTTGTATCATACCAGACGATTTGATTGGCTATCTTTCTTTTGATGGTTTGGTTACGAGTAATACTTATATCGCTAATTTTTCCGATTGGCCATTTTTAATTAAACGGTTGCAAATCACGTATGCTTTTTCTTTAAGTACACTGTCGCCAGGCAAAAAAGCAACAGACCAGACAAGTCATTTTTCCGGCTTATTTATTACACATCAGGGCAAGGCAAAGCAGGCATTACCAGCAGTTATAAACGAGGCCGATTCTATTGGTAATATCATTAAGGGAACTTATCTTTTTGACAAGCAAGTAACTACAAAATCTTTTTTTAAGGAATTTGACAGATCAGATTTGCTTCACATCAGTACACATGCCTATTTAACTGGAGACCGTAAAGAGCCTACACTTGACTTTGGCACAGAAAAATTATTTTTATTTGAATTGCAATCGAGAAAGAATAAGCCCCGTCTTATTGTTTTAAGTGCCTGTAGAACCGGAGATGGCCTCCTGGCCGAAGCTGAGGGAATCATTAGTCTTTCGAGAGGTTTTATTGCTATTGGCACTCCCGCCACCATTGCGGGTTTATGGAATGTGAACGACGATGCCGGAGCCAAAATTACTGCAGATATGTACCGTGAACTGGTTAAAGGTCAAAGTAGCGGGGAGGCACTTCAGCACGCAAAACTTAAATGGCTCAATACAGCAAAGGCGTCTAGTGCAATGTACTTGCCTTATTACTGGGACAGCTTAATTTTAATGGGCACAGATGAAGCCATTCCGTTACAGGCTAGCACCAGTATTTCTCTCTATTTAATCCTGTGTGCTGCAATTGTATTTTTTGCTTTTGCCTTTATCATCATCCGTAGAAAGGGCCTTTAA